A window of Salifodinibacter halophilus genomic DNA:
CGGACGCGCTGGCGCGGCTGGATCTGATCCAGGTGATCCGCTCGGGCAAGACCGCGCTGTTCGCCGCCAACCTGGCCCTGGCCGCGTACCAGCGCCGGCTCGCCGAACAGCTCGGCATCGAGCCCGGCGCCGAGCTCAAGCGCGCGGTGGTCGAGGCGCGCGAGCGCGAGCTGCCGGTGCACCTGATCGACCGCGAGGTCGGCCTGACCTTCAGGCGCGCCTCGCAGCAACTGGGCTTCTGGGGCC
This region includes:
- a CDS encoding conjugal transfer protein TraB, whose translation is DALARLDLIQVIRSGKTALFAANLALAAYQRRLAEQLGIEPGAELKRAVVEARERELPVHLIDREVGLTFRRASQQLGFWG